Part of the Dermatophilus congolensis genome is shown below.
AGAGGGCACCGATCATGAAGCCGGTGAACAAACCACCGAGTTGGCTTTGCCAGACGATTCCTTCAATGAAGAGGGGCAAAGTTGCGTTGATGAAAAGAGCTGCAAGTATGCCTCGTATGTCGGCGCCAACTGTTGGTGCGAGGACAAAGAGTATCGCGAAGAGACCGAAAATGGCTCCGGAAGCGCCGACTGTTGCCTGCATCCAGGTTCCGTTGGGGTCGGTAATAGAGGTGGAAAACCAGATAGATCCGACTGATCCGCCGATAGCGCACACGCAGTAGGAAGCCAGGAAAAACTTTGTGTTTATTGCTGGTTCAAGTGTGCGTCCCAGTACCCAAAGACAGAGCATATTGAACAGCAAGTGCCAGATTTGGGGTGCGTGGAGGAAAGATGCGGTCAGGAAACGCCATGGTTCTAGTGCCCCGAGGGAAGGCATAAAGGCACCATTTTGGAACAGAAGATGGTCGAGGCTGGGGATGAGTTGGGCGAACCAGACTAGGATGCAGAGCGCGATGAGGGTGTATGTGACCGGTGTGGTGAGGTATTGGCGCGCGGTGAGGGCTGCGTAGTGGCTACGGTTGGTGGGGGGTGAGGGGGCCTTCTGGTCCACCGTTGTCTCTGCTTTCGGCGTATCGCTTTGTGGGTGGGGCGCGTTGTGGTGGATAAGCGTGCGGGGCACCTGCAGCGTGTGCTGCGGATGCCCCGCACGTTATCGAGCCTAGGTGGCCATGGATTGTGCTTTCACGTGGTGTGTCAGCGTGTCGTTGTCACTCGGTGATGGTGACGGACTGGATAGTGATGTCTTCGGTGGGGCGGTCCTGCGCACCGGTCTGAGTGGCGGCGATGGCATCGACAACGTCGCGGCTTTCCTGGTCGGCAACTTCGCCGAAGATGGTGTGCTTGCCCTGCAGCCAGGTGGTGGGGGCAACGGTGATGAAGAACTGAGAGCCGTTGGTGCCGCGCCCCATGCGTTTGCCTGCGTTAGCCATGGCAAGGATGTAAGGCTTGGAGAAGTCCAGGTCAGGGTGGATCTCGTCGTCAAACATGTAGCCGGGGCCACCTGTGCCGATACCCAAGGGGCATCCGCCTTGGATCATGAAGCCGGGGATGACGCGGTGGAAAATCACACCGTCGTAGAACGGTTCCGGGGACGTTTTGCCGCCGTCTGCCTGGTATTCCTTGGTGCCGTTGGCAAGGCCGACGAAGTTTTCTACGGTCTTGGGCGCGTGGTCGGGGAACAGGGTCAGGTTGATGTCGCCCTTGTTCGTGTGAAGTGTGACGTTCATGGGGTCCATCCTTCCATGCCCTCGGGAGCGGGTCGACAAGAGTTGGTGGGATACATTTCGCCCATGGCTGCACCCCTAAGGGTGTAAATAGTGCGTTTTTGTGCAGCTGGCGGTCAGTTGCAACTTTTAGGGTTGAGCGAAATGCAGTTATTAGGACTGTCTTTTGAGTGCTTTACGTGCAGGATGGTAAATACACAAATCCGCAACTGACGCACAGGAGGCCAGTGGTGGCGAAGAAAAAGAAGACGTACAAGATTCCGTCGCTCAAGGTGACCGTGCCCACGTTGGCTGGTCTGTGGGAAGCGGCCGAGCCGAAGCTGAGCGACGCGGCCGATACGGCTAGGGAGACCGCGACCTCCGTGGCGCAGCGCGCTGAGGAGAGTTTCGAGAAGGCTCGCGTGGCTGCGCGTGACACTGCGGATTCTGTTGCAAGTCAAGCCGAGGGGCGAGCTGGTGACTTGCGTTCAAAATGGAGCGAGATCGTAACGCAGCTTGAAGAGGCCAGTGATGTTGATCCTCAGGTGTGGCGCGAACGTGCCGTTGGTGCTCGTGCGGTGATGCGTGGCGATGCGGTAGCAACTCCAGTGAAAAAGAAGTGTGCTGGTTTTGGTGGAGTGCTGGGTGTTGTTGTTGTGCTCGCGGCTGCGGGGGCGGCGTACTACGTGTTGAAGCAGCGTCAGGCTGAGTATGAAGACCCATGGGCACGTCCGTTGACTGACCCTTATGCTGCGCCCACTAGTGGTCGAGCTTCGAGCGTTTCGGATGGTGCTGCATCGGGGCCGAAGCCTGGACAGATCTCCACGTTGGGTGAAGCACCGACGGGTGATGGCGTGGCTCCAACGAATCCTGAGCAGGTGCATGACGCTTCGGTTGAGGCGCCGGAGAACCCGAAAAACAGTTAATTTTGGTGATGCGTGAGGCGGGGCTTGAGTTTCTAGGCTCCCGCCTCACGTGTGTTCAGGCTCGCCGCGCGGCGAGGTATTCGCTGATACGGCCGATGGCGTCGGTAAGGGTTTCTTCGTCGGGTAGGAAGGTAAGGCGGAAGTGGTCGGGGCGGGGCCAGTTGAAGCCTGTTCCGTGCGTGACGAGGATTTTTTTGGAACGGAGCAGGTCGATGACGAAGGTTTCGTCGTTGTCTATGGGGTAGATGTCTGGGTCAAGGCGGGGGAAGCAGTAGAGGGCTCCTCGGGGTTCAATGCAGCTCACTCCGGGGATCTCGTTGAGTAGGCGTGAGGCGAGTTTTCCTTGTTCGTAGAAACGCCCGCCGGGTTTGATGAGTTCGGTGATGGATTGGTATCCGCCTAGGGCTGATTGGATGGCGTGTTGGGCGGGCACGTTGGCGCACATGCGCATGTTGGCGAGGAGGGTGAGGCCTTCGATGAAGTTGGTGGCGTGTTCTTTGGGGCCGGAAATCATGACCCATCCGGCGCGGTAGCCGCAGACGCGGTAGGCCTTGGAAAGTCCTGAGAAGGTGAGGCAGAGCACGTCGTCGCCGGCATAGTGGGCTGTGTGGTGGTGAGTGGCGTCGTCGAAAAGGATTTTTTCGTAGATCTCGTCAGAAAAGATGGCCAGTTCGTGGCGTCGGGCGATATCTACGATGTTTTTGACGGTTTCTGCGCTGTAGACGGCGCCGGTGGGGTTGTTTGGGTTGATGAGGACGATGGCTTGGGTGTTAGGGGTGATTTTGGATTCGATGTCGGCCAGGTCGGGGTTCCAGTTGTTGTTTTCGTCGGCGAGATAGTGGACGGGGGTTCCGCCGGCGAGAGAGACTGCGCCTGTCCATAGGGGGTAGTCGGGTGCGGGTACGAGGATTTCGTTGCCGTCGTCGATGAAAGCGGATAGGACCATGCTGATGAGTTCGGAGACTCCGTTGCCGATGAAGATGTCGTCGACGTCGACGTGGTGGAGGCCTTCGGCTTGGTAGAACTGGGCGATTGCGGTGCGGGCGGAGTAGATACCGAGGCTGTCTGAGTAGCCTTGGGCCTCGCCCAGGTGGCGGATCATAGCGTTGGTGAGGGCGGGTGGGGCTTCAAATCCGAAGGGGGCGGTATTGCCGATGTTGAGCTTGAGGATTTTGTGTCCTTCGGCTTCGAGTCGTTCGGCTTCGACGAGGATGGGGCCGCGGACGTCGTAGCGGACTGATTGGAGTTTTTTGCTCTGGACGAATCGGCGCATGTGGGTCAGCTTCTCACTGGTGGATGGTTGTGGGAGGTGTTTAGGGGGTTTTCTTAAGGGTTGGTTTCTTCTTGGCAGGTGTGGTGGCTGTTCAGGGGAGGGTGGGTGCGATGGTGGGGCGGTTGGGTAGGAGGCGTTCGAGTTGGGCAGCGAGGGTTAGCAGGCGTTGTTCGTCGCCGCCAGGGGCGTAGAGCTGAATGCCGATGGGTAGTCCGTCGGGGGTGTAGCCGGCTGGGAAGGATAGGGAGGCGTGGCCGGTGGTGTTGGCGAGGGTGGTGAAGGCGACCATGGGTAGTGAGCGGATGAGTGCGTGAAAGCTGCCTGTGGTGTCAAGTTGTCCGAGTTTGGGGGGTGCTGTGGCGATGGTGGGTGTAATGACGATGTCGTATTCAGCGAAGCGTGTTTCGATGTCGGTGGCGAGTTTGGTGGCAGTGGTGTGGGCGTGTTTGAGCAGGGCTGGGGGGATGAGCCGCCCGGCATTAGCGGTGTGGCGGGTACGGGTTTCGAGGCGGTTGGGGTGTTCGACGCGTTTGCGTTCTTGGGCGAGGGCGTGGGCGAATTCGATGAGGTAGTTGGGTTGGTCATTGGGCCATCGCTGAGTGAGGTGGGTGATGGTGTGGCCTGCTTTGGCGAGTGTGCGGGCTACGTCGTGAACGGTTTTTGCGATGTGGCGCTCGACGTGGATGAGTGGATTGGCTGGGGTGGTGAGCCAGGCGATGCGTAGGCGCTGGGGGGCTTGGTTGGCGGCGTCGGTGAAGGTGTTGTAAGGGCGGGGTAGCGGGAAGGCGTCGTGGTCGCTGGGGCCGGCAATGATGTCGTAGACGAGTGCTGTGTCGGCAGTGGTGCGGGTTAGTGGCCCGATGGTTCCTAGTCGTCCCCATAGGTCTGGCGACGGGGAGGTGCTGACTCGCCCTCGTACGGGTTTGAGGCCGATGAGTCCGCAGCAGGCGGCCGGAATGCGGATGGATCCGCCGCCGTCGCTGCCGATGGCGAAGGGAACGCATCCGGCTGCGACTGCGGCTGCGGATCCTCCGCTGGAGCCGCCGGTGCTGTGGTGGGGATTCCAGGGGTTGCGAGTGTGGCCGAATGAAGCTCCTTCGGTCCATGGGAATTGGCCGAATTCGGGCATGTGTGTGGTGCCGAGGATGATGGCGCCTGCTGCTCTGAGTCGTGATACGACGGCGGAGTCATGTTGTGCAGGTGTGCTGTTGCCGTATCCGCCGAGAGTGGTGGGGATGCCTTTGATGTCGTGTTCGGCTTTGATGAGGGTGGGCACTCCTGCTAGGGGGAGGCTTGGGTCGATGGTCTCGGCATCAGCGAGCGCTTGCTCTCGTAGGAGGGTGTGGACGGCGTTGATGTGAGGGTTAGCGCGTTCGATGCGGGCTATGGCTGCTTCGGTGACGAGGCGGGCGGTGGCGCGGCCCTCGCGGATGGCTGCAATGGTTTCTGTGATGCTCCAGCGAGCCATTTCTTCGATGTGCGTGGGTTTTTCGGAGGCCATGTGCACATGGTGTCATCGTGGACGTGAAGAGGCTTTGTGCATGGAGAATTGTGGTGGCGTTCCCAGGCGCTCGAGATATTTGGTGACTTTGACCGTCTTCACAAGGTCGGAGAAAAAGCAGCACCCACCAGCTGCTGATCTGTCAGCTACTGGTGGGCGGCGGTGGAGCCTAGGGGACTCGAACCCCTAACCCCCTGCTTGCAAAGCAGGTGCGCTACCAATTGCGCCAAGGCCCCGAAGCGAATTTCGCTTGGTCGAGCTTTTCAGCTCCGTACTAATCTTACGAGTGTTTTTTTACTGTGTGGGCAACTTGTTCCCACATAGCGTTTTCTGCGCTTCGAGTGCGCGCATGCTTCCACGTTACTAGACCGCCGACAGCTGCTGCGACTAGTGCGAGGTATCGATGCATGTGCACCTCTTGCTTATCCTGGACTACTTTGAGGTAGTCGGATTGAGTCACTCGGATACACAAGCAGGGCAACTCCATTATGTGGGAATTGCCCCGCTGTGAATCGTGGGCCTAACAGGACTTGAACCTGTGGCCTCTTCCTTATCAGGGAAGCGCTCTAACCGTCTGAGCTATAGGCCCTCAACAAGGTTTTACATTACCCGAATGTTGTCTCGGTTCCCAAATCGGCTGCGAACCACACAGGTACGCCCCTCCCATCGACTCTAAAGAACCAGTTCAGAGCCGCATCAGTCATCGACGAGAGTCACCTGCGCGCCACCAACCAGAGCAGCGCACATGTTGTAGATGAAAGCCACCACGGTCGCGATTGCTGTCAGCAAAATCACGTCAACCACGCCAAACACGATCGTCAAGGAGAGCACACGACCGAGGCTGAGAAATTCAACGAGGTTAAACCGCGCGTCTGCTTCTCCCCCTTGCTGCAAGTGCAGGCTCTCTACCGCAGCATTAATCTCTGCAAACACACCCATGCTGTTGAGCATTAACCACAGCGCAATCACAACGATGACCATGGCAATCCCAAATGCCACTGATAGCAAGAATGAGATCCGCATAACAGAGATCGGATCCACGCGCGCCAGCGTGAGCTTAACGCGCCGTGGATCTGCATCCCCAGGCGCAGCCGTAGGACCTATACGCCCTGCCGGGCGCGCACCAACTCGAACACCGCCTACTGTCATTGTGCGCGGTGCAGCGGCTGGCCCATTGGCTTGCCCCTTGGGATTGCTCATGCCTGACCTCCGTCATCGTCCTGCATCGTGGCAGCAGCCTCCTGGGCATGAGCGGATTCGGAGTCCTCTCCTCCTTCGGTACCGATGTCGGTCCTCGGCTGGGCCGGGTCGTGCATCGCCGCTAATGCTTCGGCGCTGTCCGTGGTATCGCCGTCCTCGATGGCTTCGACATCGGCTTCGGCAGCGGGCTCGGGGTTACGCGCCACCGCAACGATGGCGTCGTTTCTATCCGGCTTCGCGAACTGCACACCCATGGTGTTACGTCCAGTGCGTCGAACCTCGTCGACACGCGAGCGAACGACCTTGCCCTTTTCCATAACGACCATGACTTCTTCATTTTCACCAACGGTCAACGCACCAACGAGGTCGCCAGCCCGTTCACTCATCGAAGCAACTTTGACGCCTAAGCCCGCGCGACCTTTCACCGGATAGTCGGAGGCAGGCGTGCGCTTGGCAATACCGTTCTCAAACACAACAAATACGTCCGGATCCATGGCATCAGGAACTAAGCACATAGCTAGGAGTTCGTCTCCGGCACGGAATTTCATACCCGTAACACCGCTGGTGGCACGCCCCATCGGACGAAGAGTGCTGTTGTCCCCCTTAACCCGTAAAGACTGGCCTTTGCGAGAAACGAGTAGCAGGTCATCTTCATCATGCAAAGCGGTTACTCCGATGAGCTCATCACCATCGCGTAGGTTCACGGCGATCAGGCCACCCGAACGGGGCGAGTCGTACTCGCGCAAGTAGGTTTTCTTAATCAACCCCTTACGTGTAGCCACAACCAAATACGGAGCTACCTCATAGTTCGGGATCGCCAGCACAGCAGCAATACGTTCATCGGGCTGGAACTCGAGCAGATTCGCAACGTGCTGACCCTTCGAATCCCGCGCACCCTCAGGCAATTCATACGCCTTGATCCGGTATACCCGACCGAGGTTAGTGAAGAACAAGATCCAATGATGCGTTGTCGTCACAAAGAAGTGCTCAACAATGTCATCGCCTCGCAAGGTTGCTCCGCGAACCCCTTTACCACCACGTTTTTGTGATCGGTACTCATCGACTCGTGTGCGCTTGGCATACCCGCCGCAGGTGATGTTGACAACGACGTTTTCTTCAGGAATGAGGTCTTCCATCGAGACTTCACCGTCGTAGGGCATGATCTGCGAACGACGTTCATCGCCCCATTTCTCGACTGTCTCGGTCAGCTCCTCGGAGACGATCTGCCGCTGCCGCTCAGGCTTGGCGATGATGTCTTGGTAATCCTTGATAAGGGCGGCGAGTTCATCGTGCTCTTCAAGGATTTTCTGCCGTTCCAGGGCGGCCAAACGACGCAGCTGCATGTCAAGAATCGCGTTTGCTTGCAATTCATCAATGCTCAGTAGCCCCATCAATCCAGTTCGGGCTTCATCAGGCGTGGGCGAACGTCGGATAAGAGCGATCACCTCATCGAGCATGTCCAACGCTTTGAGCAGCGCACGCAGAATGTGCATACGTTCCTCGGCCTTGCGCAGACGGTACTTAGTACGGCGCAAGATGACGTCTACCTGATGGTCGACCCAGTGCCGAACGAATGCTGAAATCGGCAGCGTACGCGGAACACCGTCGACAAGTGCAAGCATGTTTGCGCCGAAGTTCGTCTGTAGTTGCGTGTGCTTGTACAAGTTGTTCAGTACAACTTTGGCAACTGCATCTCGCTTCAGCACAATCACCAGACGTTGTCCGGTACGCCCAGAAGACTCATCGCGAATATCGGCAATCCCCGACACACGCCCTTCTTTAGCTAGCTCCGCGATTTTTGTAGCCAACGTGTCCGGGTTAACCATGTATGGCAACTCGGTCACCACCAAGCATGTACGCCCTTGGATCTCTTCAACCAGCACACGCGCCCGCATGATGATTGACCCTCGGCCTGTGCGGTAAGCGTCTTCAATTCCTTGACGCCCCATGATCAAACCGGCCGTGGGGAAATCTGGTCCCTTAATAATGGAAATACATGCTTCTAAACGTTCTTCTTTTGTTGCGTCAGGATGTGCCAGCACCCATTGGGCTGCCTCGGCGACCTCACGCAAGTTATGTGGAGGGATTAAGGTAGCCATCCCCACAGCAATTCCATTAGACCCATTGACCAGTAGGTTCGGAATTCGTGCTGGCAGGATGTCTGGCTCTTGATTCTTGCCGTCATAGTTCGGCGAGAAGTCGACTGTATCTTCATGGATGTCACGAACTAGCTCCATTGCTAAGGGAGCCATCCGGCATTCGGTGTATCGCGCGGCAGCAGGGCCGTCGTTGCCTGCGTTACCGAAGTTTCCTTGACCGTCAATGAGCGGATATCGCATCACCCATGACTGGGCCAAACG
Proteins encoded:
- a CDS encoding rhomboid family intramembrane serine protease, with the protein product MDQKAPSPPTNRSHYAALTARQYLTTPVTYTLIALCILVWFAQLIPSLDHLLFQNGAFMPSLGALEPWRFLTASFLHAPQIWHLLFNMLCLWVLGRTLEPAINTKFFLASYCVCAIGGSVGSIWFSTSITDPNGTWMQATVGASGAIFGLFAILFVLAPTVGADIRGILAALFINATLPLFIEGIVWQSQLGGLFTGFMIGALCALQRKICIRTLRWLGLAAIAAALIALAWHKYEVVGSITHLSW
- a CDS encoding peptidylprolyl isomerase; amino-acid sequence: MNVTLHTNKGDINLTLFPDHAPKTVENFVGLANGTKEYQADGGKTSPEPFYDGVIFHRVIPGFMIQGGCPLGIGTGGPGYMFDDEIHPDLDFSKPYILAMANAGKRMGRGTNGSQFFITVAPTTWLQGKHTIFGEVADQESRDVVDAIAATQTGAQDRPTEDITIQSVTITE
- a CDS encoding pyridoxal phosphate-dependent aminotransferase — translated: MRRFVQSKKLQSVRYDVRGPILVEAERLEAEGHKILKLNIGNTAPFGFEAPPALTNAMIRHLGEAQGYSDSLGIYSARTAIAQFYQAEGLHHVDVDDIFIGNGVSELISMVLSAFIDDGNEILVPAPDYPLWTGAVSLAGGTPVHYLADENNNWNPDLADIESKITPNTQAIVLINPNNPTGAVYSAETVKNIVDIARRHELAIFSDEIYEKILFDDATHHHTAHYAGDDVLCLTFSGLSKAYRVCGYRAGWVMISGPKEHATNFIEGLTLLANMRMCANVPAQHAIQSALGGYQSITELIKPGGRFYEQGKLASRLLNEIPGVSCIEPRGALYCFPRLDPDIYPIDNDETFVIDLLRSKKILVTHGTGFNWPRPDHFRLTFLPDEETLTDAIGRISEYLAARRA
- a CDS encoding amidase — its product is MASEKPTHIEEMARWSITETIAAIREGRATARLVTEAAIARIERANPHINAVHTLLREQALADAETIDPSLPLAGVPTLIKAEHDIKGIPTTLGGYGNSTPAQHDSAVVSRLRAAGAIILGTTHMPEFGQFPWTEGASFGHTRNPWNPHHSTGGSSGGSAAAVAAGCVPFAIGSDGGGSIRIPAACCGLIGLKPVRGRVSTSPSPDLWGRLGTIGPLTRTTADTALVYDIIAGPSDHDAFPLPRPYNTFTDAANQAPQRLRIAWLTTPANPLIHVERHIAKTVHDVARTLAKAGHTITHLTQRWPNDQPNYLIEFAHALAQERKRVEHPNRLETRTRHTANAGRLIPPALLKHAHTTATKLATDIETRFAEYDIVITPTIATAPPKLGQLDTTGSFHALIRSLPMVAFTTLANTTGHASLSFPAGYTPDGLPIGIQLYAPGGDEQRLLTLAAQLERLLPNRPTIAPTLP
- a CDS encoding DLW-39 family protein is translated as MELPCLCIRVTQSDYLKVVQDKQEVHMHRYLALVAAAVGGLVTWKHARTRSAENAMWEQVAHTVKKHS
- a CDS encoding DUF3566 domain-containing protein; this encodes MDPISVMRISFLLSVAFGIAMVIVVIALWLMLNSMGVFAEINAAVESLHLQQGGEADARFNLVEFLSLGRVLSLTIVFGVVDVILLTAIATVVAFIYNMCAALVGGAQVTLVDD
- the gyrA gene encoding DNA gyrase subunit A; this translates as MQRSYIEYAMSVIVSRALPDVRDGFKPVHRRIIYAMFDGGYRPDRGYNKCQRVVGEVMGQYHPHGDSAIYDALARLAQSWVMRYPLIDGQGNFGNAGNDGPAAARYTECRMAPLAMELVRDIHEDTVDFSPNYDGKNQEPDILPARIPNLLVNGSNGIAVGMATLIPPHNLREVAEAAQWVLAHPDATKEERLEACISIIKGPDFPTAGLIMGRQGIEDAYRTGRGSIIMRARVLVEEIQGRTCLVVTELPYMVNPDTLATKIAELAKEGRVSGIADIRDESSGRTGQRLVIVLKRDAVAKVVLNNLYKHTQLQTNFGANMLALVDGVPRTLPISAFVRHWVDHQVDVILRRTKYRLRKAEERMHILRALLKALDMLDEVIALIRRSPTPDEARTGLMGLLSIDELQANAILDMQLRRLAALERQKILEEHDELAALIKDYQDIIAKPERQRQIVSEELTETVEKWGDERRSQIMPYDGEVSMEDLIPEENVVVNITCGGYAKRTRVDEYRSQKRGGKGVRGATLRGDDIVEHFFVTTTHHWILFFTNLGRVYRIKAYELPEGARDSKGQHVANLLEFQPDERIAAVLAIPNYEVAPYLVVATRKGLIKKTYLREYDSPRSGGLIAVNLRDGDELIGVTALHDEDDLLLVSRKGQSLRVKGDNSTLRPMGRATSGVTGMKFRAGDELLAMCLVPDAMDPDVFVVFENGIAKRTPASDYPVKGRAGLGVKVASMSERAGDLVGALTVGENEEVMVVMEKGKVVRSRVDEVRRTGRNTMGVQFAKPDRNDAIVAVARNPEPAAEADVEAIEDGDTTDSAEALAAMHDPAQPRTDIGTEGGEDSESAHAQEAAATMQDDDGGQA